A genomic region of Gossypium hirsutum isolate 1008001.06 chromosome D01, Gossypium_hirsutum_v2.1, whole genome shotgun sequence contains the following coding sequences:
- the LOC107922144 gene encoding polyadenylate-binding protein 2 codes for MAQIQVQHQAAVSGPNGVAPGAAGGAQFMLTSLYVGDLDVTVTDEQLYQLFSQVAPVASVRVCRDLASGRSLGYGYVNYNNLRDAARAMDLLNFTPLNNKPIRVMYSQRDPSLRKTGTANIFIKNLDKSIDHKALHDTFSSFGNILSCKISTDSFGQSKGYGFVQFDNEESAQNAIDKLNGMLINDKQVYVGHFLRKQERETALNKAKFNNVYVKNLSKSTTDEDLKTIFGEYGEITSAVVMRDADGKSKCFGFVNFENADDAAKAVEALNGKKFDDKEWYVGKAQKKSEREHELKAQFEQTMKEAADKSQGANLYIKNLDDSIGDETLKELFSEFGNITSCKVMRDPNGISKGSGFVAFSTPEEASRALAEMNGKMVVSKPLYVAVAQRKEERRARLQAQFSQMRPIIPSVAPRMPMYGAPGLGQQFLYGQAPPAMLPPQASFGYQQQLLPGMRPGGPPVPNFFVPMVQQGQQGQRPGGRRGAGAVQQTQQPMPMMQQQMMPRGRAYRYPPGRNMPEVPLSNVGGGMLSVPYDMGGMSLRDAAIGQPMPIPALATALANATPEQQRTMLGESLYPLVERLERDAAAKVTGMLLEMDQTEVLHLLESPEALKAKVAEAMEVLRSVAAQQQANNQADQLASLSLNDNLVS; via the exons ATGGCGCAGATTCAGGTTCAGCATCAGGCGGCGGTTTCCGGTCCAAATGGCGTGGCCCCGGGAGCTGCCGGAGGAGCGCAATTCATGCTTACGTCTCTCTATGTCGGGGATCTTGATGTTACCGTTACCGATGAGCAGCTTTACCAACTGTTTAGCCAGGTGGCTCCGGTCGCATCAGTAAGGGTTTGCCGGGACTTGGCGAGCGGCCGCTCTCTTGGCTATGGCTATGTCAATTATAACAACCTTCGCGATG CGGCTAGGGCAATGGATCTACTGAATTTCACACCACTGAATAATAAGCCTATCCGAGTCATGTATTCTCAGCGTGATCCTAGTCTTCGTAAGACTGGTACCGCAAACATATTTATCAAG AATCTAGACAAGTCTATTGACCACAAAGCATTACATGATACATTTTCTTCATTTGGCAACATTCTTTCTTGCAAGATATCTACTGATAGTTTTGGCCAATCTAAGGGCTATGGTTTTGTACAATTTGACAATGAAGAATCTGCTCAAAATGCAATCGACAAATTAAATGGTATGCTGATTAATGACAAGCAGGTCTATGTAGGACATTTCCTTAGAAAACAGGAAAGAGAGACTGCATTGAATAAGGCCAAATTCAATAATGTTTATGTGAAAAATCTTTCCAAGTCTACAACAGATGAAGACTTAAAAACAATTTTTGGTGAGTATGGTGAAATTACTAGTGCCGTAGTTATGAGGGATGCAGATGGGAAGTCTAAGTGTTTTGGATTTGTCAACTTCGAAAATGCTGATGATGCTGCTAAAGCTGTTGAGGCTCTTAATGGAAAGAAATTTGACGATAAAGAATGGTATGTTGGAAAAGCCCAGAAAAAATCTGAAAGAGAGCATGAGCTAAAAGCTCAATTTGAGCAAACTATGAAGGAAGCTGCAGATAAATCTCAGGGTGCAAATTTATACATTAAAAACTTAGATGATAGTATTGGTGATGAAACATTGAAGGAACTTTTTTCAGAGTTTGGTAACATTACTTCTTGCAAG GTTATGCGTGACCCTAATGGAATTAGTAAGGGCTCTGGGTTTGTTGCATTTTCCACTCCTGAAGAAGCCTCTCGTGCT CTTGCTGAGATGAATGGTAAAATGGTTGTTAGCAAACCACTTTATGTTGCAGTGGCACAAaggaaagaagagagaagagcAAGGCTACAG GCTCAGTTTTCTCAAATGAGACCAATTATCCCCTCAGTTGCTCCTCGTATGCCAATGTATGGTGCTCCAGGTCTTGGCCAGCAATTTTTATATGGGCAAGCACCTCCAGCTATGCTTCCTCCACAA GCTAGTTTTGGTTATCAGCAGCAACTGCTTCCTGGAATGAGGCCTGGTGGGCCCCCTGTACCAAACTTCTTTGTTCCCATGGTACAGCAGGGTCAGCAGGGCCAGCGTCCAGGGGGACGACGAGGAGCTGGTGCTGTCCAACAGACTCAGCAACCAATGCCGATGATGCAGCAGCAG ATGATGCCCAGGGGGCGTGCCTATCGTTACCCCCCTGGTCGTAACATGCCTGAAGTTCCACTGTCTAATGTTGGTGGAGGCATGCTTTCTGTTCCATACGACATGGGTGGCATGTCCTTGCGAGATGCTGCTATCGGACAGCCTATGCCGATTCCAGCTTTGGCTACAGCCCTTGCAAATGCGACACCTGAACAGCAAAGGACG ATGCTTGGTGAAAGCTTGTACCCCCTTGTGGAACGGCTTGAGCGTGATGCAGCTGCCAAGGTTACAGGCATGCTTCTGGAGATGGACCAAACAGAGGTTTTGCATCTCCTTGAATCACCAGAAGCTTTGAAGGCCAAAGTAGCTGAAGCCATGGAGGTGTTGAGGAGTGTTGCTGCTCAGCAACAGGCCAACAATCAAGCCGACCAATTGGCTTCATTGTCCCTCAATGATAACCTCGTTTCCTGA